In a single window of the Sphingosinicella microcystinivorans genome:
- a CDS encoding DUF924 family protein, whose protein sequence is MSAHEDAAAVLAFWFDELTPEQHWTKSPEMDAEIARRFGALRDEALADTAAWTRDAETVLAAIILLDQFSRNIHRDTPRAFEADAAALDLTLFGIGEGWHRRLDPVRRGFFYMPLMHAEDRGVQRFALRCFAEAGLEHQIGFARDHAAVIERFGRYPTRNALLGRASTPEELEYLAQPGVGW, encoded by the coding sequence TTGTCCGCCCACGAAGACGCCGCCGCCGTTCTCGCCTTCTGGTTCGATGAACTGACGCCGGAACAGCACTGGACGAAGTCGCCGGAAATGGATGCCGAGATCGCCCGCCGCTTCGGCGCGCTTCGCGATGAGGCGCTTGCCGATACCGCGGCGTGGACGCGCGACGCAGAGACGGTGCTGGCCGCGATCATCCTGCTCGACCAGTTCTCGCGCAACATCCACCGCGATACGCCGCGCGCGTTCGAGGCGGATGCCGCCGCGCTCGATCTCACGCTTTTCGGCATCGGCGAGGGCTGGCATCGGCGGCTCGACCCCGTGCGGCGCGGCTTCTTCTACATGCCGCTGATGCACGCCGAGGATCGCGGCGTGCAGCGGTTCGCGCTGCGCTGCTTCGCGGAAGCCGGCCTCGAACACCAGATCGGCTTCGCGCGCGATCACGCGGCGGTCATCGAGCGGTTCGGCCGCTACCCGACCCGCAATGCCCTTCTCGGCCGCGCGTCCACGCCGGAGGAACTGGAGTATCTCGCGCAGCCCGGCGTCGGCTGGTAG
- the rplQ gene encoding 50S ribosomal protein L17 has product MRHRVGHRKLGRTSSHRQALLRNMAAALIKHEQITTTLAKAKELRPYTEKLVTLAKKGGLANRRLAQSRLMDETQLRKLFEVLGPRYESRPGGYIRVLKAGIRAADAAPMAIIEFVDRDTSAKGQDSGPVESFEDAEAA; this is encoded by the coding sequence ATGCGTCACCGCGTTGGACACCGCAAGCTCGGCCGCACCAGCAGCCACCGTCAGGCGCTGCTGCGCAACATGGCCGCCGCGCTCATCAAGCACGAGCAGATCACGACCACGCTCGCCAAGGCGAAGGAGCTTCGCCCCTACACGGAGAAGCTGGTCACGCTCGCCAAGAAGGGCGGCCTCGCCAATCGCCGTCTCGCGCAGTCGCGCCTGATGGACGAGACGCAGCTCAGGAAGCTCTTCGAGGTGCTCGGCCCGCGCTATGAATCGCGCCCCGGCGGCTACATCCGCGTGCTGAAGGCCGGCATCCGCGCCGCCGACGCCGCGCCGATGGCGATCATCGAGTTCGTCGACCGCGACACCAGCGCCAAGGGCCAGGACTCCGGCCCGGTCGAGTCGTTCGAGGACGCCGAAGCCGCCTGA
- a CDS encoding DNA-directed RNA polymerase subunit alpha, whose product MAVIAKNWQELKKPNSLEVKAGADKARKATFVAEPLERGFGLTLGNALRRVLLSSLQGAAVTSIKIDGVLHEFSSLAGVREDVTDIVLNVKQVAVKMLDEMPKRLHLTASGPGEVTAGQISVTGDIEIMNPDLVICTLDEGATLNMELTVETGKGYVPASQNRPADAPIGLVPVDALYSPVRQVAYKVENTRVGQELDYDKLTLTVETDGTVSPEDALAYSARILQDQLALFINFDEPTAIAAVPSTAAAAQEDEGAINRYLLKKVDELELSVRSANCLKNDNIIYIGDLVQKTEAEMLRTPNFGRKSLNEIKEVLSQMGLRLGMEIPGWPPENIEELAKKLEQEIMG is encoded by the coding sequence GTGGCCGTAATTGCAAAGAACTGGCAGGAACTGAAGAAACCCAACAGCCTCGAAGTGAAGGCCGGCGCGGACAAGGCGCGGAAGGCGACGTTCGTCGCCGAGCCGCTGGAGCGCGGCTTCGGCCTCACGCTCGGCAATGCGCTCCGCCGCGTGCTGCTCTCCTCGCTTCAGGGCGCGGCCGTCACCTCGATCAAGATCGACGGCGTGCTGCACGAGTTCTCCTCGCTCGCTGGCGTCCGCGAGGACGTCACCGACATCGTGCTCAACGTGAAGCAGGTGGCGGTGAAGATGCTCGACGAGATGCCGAAGCGCCTGCACCTCACCGCGTCGGGTCCGGGCGAAGTCACCGCCGGCCAGATCTCGGTGACGGGCGACATCGAGATCATGAACCCCGATCTCGTCATCTGCACGCTCGACGAGGGCGCGACGCTGAACATGGAGCTGACCGTCGAGACCGGCAAGGGCTACGTGCCCGCGTCGCAGAACCGCCCGGCGGACGCGCCGATCGGCCTCGTTCCGGTCGATGCGCTCTACTCGCCGGTGCGCCAGGTCGCCTACAAGGTGGAGAACACCCGCGTCGGCCAGGAGCTCGACTACGACAAGCTGACGCTGACGGTCGAGACCGACGGCACCGTGAGCCCCGAGGACGCGCTCGCCTACTCGGCGCGCATCCTTCAGGACCAGCTCGCGCTGTTCATCAACTTCGACGAGCCGACCGCGATCGCCGCCGTCCCCTCCACGGCAGCCGCCGCGCAGGAGGACGAGGGCGCCATCAACCGCTACCTGCTCAAGAAGGTGGACGAGCTGGAGCTGTCGGTCCGCAGCGCGAACTGCCTGAAGAACGACAACATCATCTACATCGGCGACCTCGTCCAGAAGACCGAGGCCGAGATGCTCCGCACGCCGAACTTCGGCCGCAAGAGCCTCAACGAGATCAAGGAGGTCCTCTCGCAGATGGGCCTCCGCCTCGGCATGGAAATCCCCGGCTGGCCGCCGGAGAACATCGAGGAGCTCGCCAAGAAGCTCGAACAGGAAATCATGGGCTGA
- a CDS encoding acyl-CoA thioesterase, whose product MSREPFRARADYAAFRSITTRWADNDIYGHVNNVVYYGWFDTAVNAHLIEAGVLDIHGGGVIGLVVETGCRYARPLAFPQVIEAGIRAARIGTSSVRYEVGLFAEGEGEAAAEGFFIHVYVDRETRRPVPLPADLRAALEAISVHRG is encoded by the coding sequence TTGAGCCGCGAGCCCTTCCGCGCCCGCGCCGACTACGCCGCCTTCCGCAGCATCACCACGCGCTGGGCGGACAACGACATCTACGGCCACGTCAACAACGTCGTCTATTACGGCTGGTTCGACACGGCGGTGAACGCGCACCTCATCGAGGCGGGCGTGCTCGACATCCACGGCGGCGGCGTCATCGGCCTCGTCGTCGAAACCGGCTGCCGCTACGCGCGTCCGCTCGCCTTCCCGCAAGTCATCGAGGCGGGCATCCGCGCCGCGCGCATCGGCACCTCGTCGGTCCGCTACGAGGTCGGGCTGTTCGCGGAAGGCGAGGGCGAAGCCGCCGCCGAGGGCTTCTTCATCCACGTCTACGTGGACCGCGAGACGCGCCGTCCCGTGCCGCTTCCTGCCGATCTACGTGCTGCGCTCGAGGCGATTTCGGTTCATCGCGGATAA
- the rpsM gene encoding 30S ribosomal protein S13, whose protein sequence is MARIAGVNIPTNKRVVIALTYIHGIGRTTAAKICSTLGFPAERRVQDLTDQEVIQIREMIDRDHTVEGDLRRETSMNIKRLMDLASYRGLRHRKGLPVRGQRTHTNARTRKGKAKPIAGKKK, encoded by the coding sequence GTCAACATCCCGACCAACAAGCGCGTCGTGATTGCCCTTACCTACATTCACGGCATCGGCCGTACCACCGCTGCGAAGATCTGCTCGACGCTGGGCTTCCCGGCCGAGCGCCGCGTTCAGGACCTCACCGATCAGGAGGTCATCCAGATCCGCGAGATGATCGACCGCGACCACACGGTCGAGGGCGACCTCCGCCGCGAGACGTCGATGAACATCAAGCGCCTGATGGACCTCGCGTCCTATCGCGGCCTTCGCCACCGCAAGGGGCTTCCGGTCCGCGGCCAGCGCACGCACACGAATGCCCGCACCCGCAAGGGCAAGGCGAAGCCGATCGCCGGCAAGAAGAAATAA
- the rpsK gene encoding 30S ribosomal protein S11, with protein sequence MAREPARIKRRERKNITSGVAHVNASFNNTMITITDAQGNAIAWSSAGTMGFKGSRKSTPYAAQVAAEDAGKKAAEHGVRTLEVEVRGPGSGRESALRALQAVGFQITAIRDVTPIPHNGVRPPKRRRV encoded by the coding sequence ATGGCACGGGAACCGGCTCGCATCAAACGGCGCGAGCGCAAGAACATCACCTCGGGCGTCGCGCATGTGAACGCCTCTTTCAACAACACCATGATCACCATCACGGACGCGCAGGGCAATGCGATCGCCTGGTCGTCGGCCGGCACGATGGGCTTCAAGGGCAGCCGCAAGTCGACGCCTTACGCCGCGCAGGTCGCTGCGGAAGACGCCGGCAAGAAGGCCGCCGAGCACGGCGTCCGCACGCTGGAGGTCGAGGTCCGGGGTCCGGGTTCGGGCCGCGAGTCGGCGCTCCGCGCGCTGCAGGCGGTCGGCTTCCAGATCACCGCGATCCGCGACGTGACGCCGATCCCGCACAACGGCGTGCGTCCGCCGAAGCGCCGCCGCGTCTGA
- a CDS encoding iron-containing alcohol dehydrogenase: protein MTDFRFDYGPRVLSGTGRSASVPELVPEGPVLVVTDKGVRGLGLADPMLAALGERALVFDAVEADPSAATALAAVAAGREAGVTSVVGFGGGSPMDVAKVVAYLLGSGDDLDAIYGVDQAKGARLPLILIPTTAGTGSEATPIAILTVGGAEKKGVVARPLYADWAILDPSLTFGLPRGVTAATGIDAMVHAIEAFTTKRLKNPLSDALAKQALALLGANIRRACDDPGNADVRGAMLLGSHLAGVAFANAPVGGVHALAYPLGGHFHVPHGLSNALMLPHVLGHNMAAALPLYADLAPILDPSLAPLGRQAQAQGFIEALAAIAADCGVPSRLRDVGVKADDLDLLASEAMKQQRLLVNNPCEIGLADARRLYEAAL from the coding sequence ATGACCGACTTCCGCTTCGACTACGGCCCCCGTGTGCTCTCCGGCACCGGGCGCAGCGCGTCCGTCCCCGAACTCGTTCCCGAAGGCCCCGTCCTCGTCGTCACCGACAAGGGCGTGCGCGGCCTCGGCCTCGCCGATCCGATGCTCGCCGCGCTCGGCGAACGGGCGCTGGTGTTCGACGCCGTCGAGGCCGACCCCTCCGCCGCGACCGCGCTTGCCGCCGTCGCGGCCGGACGCGAAGCGGGCGTCACGTCGGTTGTCGGCTTCGGCGGCGGCAGCCCGATGGACGTCGCCAAGGTCGTCGCCTACCTGCTCGGCTCCGGCGACGACCTCGACGCCATCTACGGCGTCGATCAGGCGAAGGGCGCGCGCCTCCCGCTCATCCTTATCCCCACCACCGCGGGCACCGGCTCGGAAGCCACGCCGATCGCGATCCTCACCGTCGGCGGCGCCGAGAAGAAGGGCGTCGTCGCCCGCCCGCTCTATGCCGACTGGGCGATCCTCGACCCGTCGCTCACCTTCGGCCTGCCGCGCGGCGTCACCGCCGCCACCGGCATCGACGCGATGGTCCATGCCATCGAGGCGTTCACCACGAAGCGCCTCAAGAATCCGCTGTCGGACGCGCTCGCGAAGCAGGCGCTGGCGCTGCTCGGCGCCAACATCCGCCGCGCCTGCGATGATCCCGGCAACGCGGACGTGCGCGGCGCCATGCTGCTCGGCTCGCACCTCGCGGGCGTCGCCTTCGCCAATGCGCCCGTGGGCGGCGTCCACGCGCTCGCCTATCCGCTCGGCGGGCATTTCCATGTGCCGCACGGCCTTTCGAACGCGCTGATGCTGCCGCATGTGCTCGGCCACAACATGGCGGCCGCGCTGCCGCTCTACGCGGACCTCGCGCCGATCCTCGATCCGTCGCTCGCGCCCCTCGGCCGTCAGGCGCAGGCGCAAGGCTTCATCGAGGCGCTCGCCGCGATCGCCGCCGACTGCGGCGTGCCCTCGCGCCTCCGCGACGTCGGCGTGAAGGCGGACGATCTCGACCTGCTCGCGTCGGAGGCGATGAAGCAGCAGCGCCTGCTCGTCAACAACCCGTGCGAGATCGGCCTCGCCGACGCCCGCCGCCTCTACGAGGCCGCGCTTTGA